The following proteins come from a genomic window of Aspergillus oryzae RIB40 DNA, chromosome 4:
- a CDS encoding uncharacterized protein (predicted protein) — MASTATAIANETATIIFTEMDSVDLVGKVIGTDGPLTTYVINCNPKPPNQNFYQVGDCVSSSHGWTVTAGPSTMRVAFDDPEATMIEACTLHDSTSLNCDITMDYGSSTDVESDGGTTAPASDFYRTVTITGTEIASGSASAQTSPTAGRATATTTGTASATAAAGESGSGAQKAAANTASSTAGASQSTNAAMAQVTGNARWAVSGAAAMAAIAMVLE; from the exons ATGGCTTCTACTGCTACGGCCATCGCCAATGAAACTGCCACCATCATATTCACCGAAATGGACAGCGTCGATCTAGTGGGAAAGGTCATTGGCACT GACGGTCCCTTAACCACATACGTAATCAATTGCAACCCGAAGCCCCCCAATCAAAATTTCTACCAGGTTGGAGATTGTGTCAGCTCATCACACGGCTGGACCGTCACCGCTGGTCCATCCACCATGCGTGTTGCCTTTGATGACCCGGAAGC TACCATGATAGAGGCATGCACTCTCCACGACTCCACCTCCCTCAACTGCGACATAACTATGGATTATGGTTCTTCTACCGATGTAGAGTCCGATGGTGGCACCACCGCCCCAGCCAGTGACTTCTATCGGACCGTGACCATCACCGGCACTGAGATCGCTTCCGGATCCGCTTCTGCACAGACTTCTCCTACCGCCGGTCGTGCTACTGCTACGACTACTGGCACCGCGTCTGCCACTGCCGCCGCTGGGGAGTCGGGGAGTGGGGCGCAGAAAGCGGCAGCGAATACagcatcctcaacagcagGAGCTAGCCAGAGCACCAATGCGGCTATGGCGCAGGTGACAGGCAATGCTAGGTGGGCTGTTAGTGGCgctgcagccatggcagcgATCGCTATGGTTTTAGAGTGA
- a CDS encoding uncharacterized protein (predicted protein), with translation MRLFPVSQGLVSVAVAVTSTAWGVRAASEATTGNPLATFDQQELDALAIQIYQDYPFTVLKAEAKVAYQTAHGLPISDEAASSLNASIEELVFSAVQKAVNNDPYHPKVYWVDSGPRSWFGLNVPGGRYSYDNPDCIYRTIPIDNDVDYVVTGYRHSPGPTDVSFSLISDPNSQNTVAYLAGSDLIVDSDGSYTITINSSAADGQTNHIQSTSSAVQLLIRNNLGDWNTETPDNITVQAVSNTTGHDAITSAKIISDAIWNLQESIVDYGVGALGLKTTINAVNTLSAPSQSSSLGTLTSQASSFGHFNLTAEEALVATLTPGPADYFVFPVTNPWMITVDPGSSLVSLNSKQAVANTNGTYTFVVSLDDPGVYNWVNTTGLHEGTIMARWQGLNTSSSSADSLAIDVQVVAVSDLALVLPEETRYVTAEERAAQLNQRATAYSRRLEY, from the coding sequence ATGAGACTCTTTCCTGTCTCTCAAGGACTGGTTAGCGTTGCTGTTGCAGTGACCAGTACGGCATGGGGTGTAAGAGCAGCATCGGAAGCAACCACTGGGAATCCTCTAGCTACATTCGACCAGCAGGAGCTTGATGCTCTTGCAATCCAAATCTATCAAGATTACCCGTTCACTGTCCTCAAGGCCGAGGCAAAGGTAGCCTACCAGACAGCTCACGGACTTCCAATCAGTGACGAGGCGGCCTCTAGCCTTAACGCGTCCATTGAGGAATTAGTCTTCAGCGCCGTTCAGAAGGCTGTGAACAACGATCCATACCATCCCAAGGTCTACTGGGTTGACTCTGGTCCGCGTAGCTGGTTCGGACTGAATGTTCCCGGCGGACGATATTCTTACGATAACCCCGACTGCATTTACCGCACCATTCCGATCGACAACGACGTCGATTATGTGGTGACAGGCTACCGTCACTCACCCGGTCCCACCGACGTGAGCTTCTCATTGATCAGTGACCCCAACTCCCAGAACACCGTGGCCTACTTGGCCGGCAGCGATCTGATAGTCGACAGTGATGGCTCGTATACCATCACCATTAATAGCTCAGCCGCGGATGGCCAGACAAACCACATCCAATCTACTTCCTCAGCCGTGCAACTCTTGATTCGCAATAATCTGGGAGATTGGAACACCGAAACGCCCGACAACATCACTGTCCAAGCCGTGAGCAACACCACCGGCCATGACGCCATCACCAGCGCAAAGATAATCAGCGACGCGATATGGAACCTACAGGAATCCATCGTGGACTACGGCGTGGGAGCACTCGGGCTCAAGACGACGATAAATGCAGTGAACACACTCTCAGCCCCAAGTCAGTCCAGCTCTCTCGGCACATTGACCAGCCAGGCGAGCTCCTTTGGCCATTTCAACCTCACCGCCGAGGAAGCCCTCGTGGCCACCCTCACCCCTGGCCCGGCGGATTACTTTGTCTTTCCCGTGACAAACCCGTGGATGATCACCGTTGATCCGGGTAGTAGCCTGGTTAGTTTGAATAGCAAACAGGCCGTCGCTAACACCAATGGGACGTACACCTTTGTCGTATCCCTGGATGATCCTGGCGTCTATAACTGGGTTAATACGACCGGGCTCCATGAGGGTACTATCATGGCGCGCTGGCAAGGGCTGAATAcctcttcgtcgtctgcTGATTCCCTTGCTATTGATGTCCAGGTCGTGGCAGTGTCTGATTTAGCCTTGGTGCTTCCAGAGGAGACTCGGTATGTCACGGCGGAGGAGCGAGCTGCGCAGTTGAACCAGCGTGCTACAGCTTATTCCCGGAGGTTGGAGTATTGA
- a CDS encoding thioredoxin family protein (predicted protein) gives MPVTAITSASQYKEVTGGVTPVAIFFSSDRVASCKSIAQLLEEKTKGFPSQFYKVDIDAQDKIAKDAGIGFRDVPTIAIYRYNQKLGDCTGSDPQIVDRAIGSVTSF, from the exons ATGCCCGTCACAGCCATCACCTC GGCATCACAATACAAAGAAGTCACCGGCGGAGTCACGCCCGTTgccattttcttctcctcagaCCGGGTCGCATCTTGCAAATCCATTGCTCAACTTCTCGAGGAAAAGACGAAAGGCTTCCCGTCCCAATTCTACAAGGTCGACATCGATGCTCAAGATAAGATTGCCAAGGACGCGGGTATAGGGTTCCGAGACGTGCCGACTATCGCTATTTACCGGTACAATCAGAAGCTGGGGGATTGTACTGGGTCTGATCCGCAGATTGTGGATAGGGCTATTGGCTCGGTCACTTCGTTTTAA
- a CDS encoding uncharacterized protein (predicted protein) — MEQSKVTCFTRMRSKVHHICNRKGKEKEKQESELPSSLAPAIVDPQEQADSEPAVKPAIIEVQSIGEASASGAILDESTLPEPLSLQTCGEDDNREQIKPETPERPQNAKRDLWHEAYVRLAPELQENLKSLGFDQQSPEPVKQRIEGVLAEAKRQRDKCEEKDWIIKVGDHEIKVRDTAVQIIGWVTKIGDLAVGFAQPAEGPWSVIKLLLGGIEVYDKEKGALLSIVENVTRVIYSGQIYESIYKLDKAGVEPTSRLYDVLVEIYNFILELVIKSTDVSSNTAVQFLKSVFDPEKASDMLCTLRDHKSRLADAVRVCEATAQANLDSLLRIQLEDAHMALVGVTHRIENVVQRMDDQERDKLLSWISDIKYGNHHDHVVERRTPETGTWLIRHETFREWRDTTSSGILWLRGYPCWSLERLSIDALDEVAVNERRQLIRVLDELVSQSTSTVKVFIASRPDGDISFQFASKLNVQIRAADNMEDIDKFVTNKLEEITALADLPSYLKIDIRKALLSGCDNM, encoded by the exons ATGGAGCAATCGAAAGTGACCTGCTTCACACGGATGAGATCTAAAGTCCACCATATCTGCAATcgcaagggcaaggagaaggaaaagcaagaatCCGAATTACCATCCTCTCTTGCGCCGGCCATCGTCGATCCCCAAGAACAGGCAGACAGCGAGCCTGCTGTGAAGCCTGCCATTATCGAGGTGCAAAGTATTGGTGAAGCTTCAGCTAGTGGAGCTATTCTGGATGAGTCAACGCTGCCCgagcctctttctcttcagaCATGCGGCGAAGATGATAATCGCGAACAGATCAAACCTGAGACTCCGGAACGACCCCAAAATGCTAAACGTGACTTGTGGCACGAGGCCTATGTAAGGCTGGCTCCCGAGCTTCAAGAGAACCTGAAAAGCCTTGGCTTTGATCAGCAGAGTCCTGAACCTGTGAAGCAGCGGATAGAAGGCGTCCTAGCTGAAGCCAAAAGGCAACGGGACAAAtgtgaagagaaagattggATCATCAAGGTTGGAGATCATGAGATCAAAGTTCGCGATACAGCGGTGCAGATAATCGGGTGGGTTACAAAGATCGGAGACCTTGCTGTTGGATTCGCTCAGCCAGCAGAAGGGCCCTGGTCCGTGATCAAGCTTCTTCTAGGT GGCATCGAAGTCTatgacaaagaaaagggtgCCTTGCTTTCTATTGTAGAAAACGTTACCCGTGTGATATATTCCGGCCAGATTTACGAGTCTATCTACAAGTTGGATAAAGCCGGAGTGGAGCCTACTAGTCGACTCTATGATGTTCTGGTGGAGATTTACAACTTTATATTGGAGCTGGTGATCAAGTCAACCGACGTTTCCTCTAACACGGCTGTCCAATTTCTAAAATCTGTGTTCGATCCAGAAAAAGCATCAGATATGCTGTGTACCTTGAGAGACCACAAATCTAGGCTTGCGGATGCCGTTCGTGTATGTGAGGCTACGGCTCAGGCGAACCTGGATTCTCTCCTACGAATACAACTTGAGGATGCTCACATGGCACTAGTCGGTGTTACTCATCGAATTGAAAACGTAGTGCAGCGAATGGACGATCAAGAGCGGGACAAGCTACTTTCCTGGATATCAGACATAAAGTACGGCAATCACCATGACCACGTagtggaaagaagaacacccGAAACCGGAACGTGGCTGATACGACATGAAACATTCCGCGAATGGAGGGATACGACTTCATCTGGCATACTGTGGCTTCGAGGATATC CTTGCTGGTCCCTTGAGCGACTGTCAATCG ATGCTTTAGATGAAGTTGCTGTCAATGAACGACGCCAATTGATACGAGtgcttgatgagcttgtctCACAGTCCACGAGCACGGTCAAAGTCTTCATTGCGAGTCGACCTGATGGAGATATTTCGTTCCAATTTGCGTCGAAGCTTAATGTGCAGATTAGGGCTGCAGACAACATGGAGGACATTGACAAATTCGTTACTAACAAGCTTGAGGAAATTACCGCTTTGGCAGACTTACCATCATACCTGAAGATTGACATTAGGAAGGCTCTTTTAAGTGGTTGTGACAATATGTAA
- a CDS encoding cyanamide hydratase (predicted protein) yields the protein MSPTRAAQVEEYGWTAVSCDPQQRAATNPPTKPSVPQLVKDTTLPDTPLVKDAIEYVKAELPAHTFNHSMRVYYYGLAIARQHFPEWKFSDETWLLTCLFHDIGTIDKYTQDVFMSFDIYGGIVALNVLTEKGAPAPQAESVAEAIIRHQDPVKVGTIHSIGLLIQLATQFDNLGAHKEYVHPDTVEDVNQHYPRRQWSKCFSSKLREEIGLKPWCHTTAEGEGFPIGIENNTLMEPYDGRF from the exons ATGTCACCCACCAGAGCAGCTCAAGTCGAAGAATACGGTTGGACAGCGGTGTCCTGCGACCCTCAGCAGCGAGCTGCTACAAACCCACCTACCAAGCCTTCTGTTCCCCAGTTGGTCAAAGATACAACTCTTCCCGATACTCCTCTAGTCAAAGATGCCATAGAATATGTTAAGGCAGAGCTACCCGCTCACACTTTTAACCACAGCATGCGTGTCTACTATTATG GCCTTGCAATCGCCAGACAACACTTCCCAGAATGGAAGTTCAGCGATGAAACCTGGCTTCTCACCTGCCTCTTCCACGACATCGGCACTATCGACAAGTACACCCAAGACGTCTTTATGTCCTTCGACATCTACGGTGGAATTGTCGCTCTGAACGTCCTCACGGAGAAAGGTGCCCCAGCACCCCAGGCTGAAAGTGTCGCAGAAGCCATCATCCGTCATCAGGATCCGGTGAAAGTTGGGACTATTCATTCCATCGGCTTACTTATTCAGCTTGCTACGCAGTTTG ACAACCTTGGTGCCCACAAGGAGTATGTCCACCCTGATACTGTGGAAGATGTGAACCAGCATTATCCGCGTCGTCAGTGGTCGAAGTGCTTCTCGAGTAAGCTGAGGGAGGAAATTGGGCTCAAGCCTTGGTGCCATACTACTGCGGAGGGCGAGGGGTTCCCTATTGGGATCGAGAACAACACTTTGATGGAGCCTTATGATGGACGCTTCTAG
- a CDS encoding ankyrin repeat domain-containing protein (predicted protein): MAWLGLDHPLQEWWEDEHIDLLLENNRGETLIAIAVRVRCKPLCKKLVSRLPKDQRTRGCGCALIIAAKQGDENLVRFLVQEGNANVNLVARGFTTALCEACVIGALNIVKYLVEEAQASVDVRTECDNYISALAAACHSDSASRLELVKYLLEEAGAVVDPPLVSGLANSTLGIASSIGPLDLVKYLVEKGNADVNLQLEGWRCSHGTALAAVIRRRLEIIKYLVTEVHADVNQQLRFGHTNTALTTAVETGSRDIVQLLVEEGNANINLQSTCGGDRNFGSTLESCNLP; encoded by the exons ATGGCATGGCTCGGACTGGATCACCCACTTCAGGAGTGGTGGGAAGACGAGCATATTGACCTGTTGCTCGAAAACAATAGGGGAGAAACCTTGATTGCTATAGCTGTTCGCGTGCGTTGTAAACCCTTATGCAAAAAGCTTGTATCCAGATTGCCCAAGGACCAGCGTACCAGGGGCTGTGGATGTGCTCTTATTATAGCAGCCAAACAAGGGGACGAGAACCTCGTAAGGTTCCTAGTCCAGGAGGGAAATGCAAATGTCAACTTAGTCGCACGCGGCTTTACAACCGCTCTTTGTGAGGCATGCGTGATAGGAGCGCTGAATATTGTCAAATATCTAGTGGAGGAAGCACAGGCCAGTGTTGATGTTCGAACTGAATGCGATAACTACATCAGTGCACTTGCTGCTGCATGCCATAGTGACTCTGCTAGCAGGCTGGAGCTTGTGAAATATCTATTGGAGGAAGCAGGTGCGGTGGTCGATCCACCCCTAGTGTCTGGCCTTGCAAACAGCACACTTGGCATCGCGTCCAGTATAGGGCCACTAGATCTTGTCAAATATCTAGTGGAGAAGGGTAATGCTGATGTCAACTTACAATTAGAAGGCTGGCGTTGTTCACATGGCACCGCACTAGCCGCGGTAATCAGACGGAGATTGGAGATTATCAAGTATCTAGTGACCGAGGTGCATGCTGACGTCAACCAGCAGCTCCGGTTTGGACACACCAACACCGCACTTACCACGGCTGTTGAGACGGGGTCAAGGGATATTGTCCAGCTCCTCGTGGAAGAGGGAAATGCTAATATAAACTTGCAGTCTACCTGCGGTGGCGATAGAAACTTCGGCAGTACCCTTGA GTCGTGCAATCTGCCTTGA
- a CDS encoding translocation channel protein TIM22 (predicted protein), with protein MNIPGMTTGMAPAGATAGAGFPGAGAGMQGMSEQEQAMVKAMHAAMESCPVKTVISGTMGFGLGGVFGLFMASMSYDSTFTPQGKAIMDLPWREQVRRGFKDMGSRSWSSAKNFGIVGALYSGTECCVEGLRAKNDLSNSVISGCITGGILGAKAGPQAAAAGCAGFAAFSAAIDAYMRMPSEE; from the exons ATGAACATCCCAGGAATGACCACCGGCATGGCCCCCGCAGGCGCAACCGCAGGAGCCGGATTTCCTGGAGCCGGAGCCGGAATGCAGGGCATGAGCGAGCAGGAACAGGCCATGGTGAAAGCG ATGCACGCAGCTATGGAATCTTGTCCCGTGAAGACTGTGATCTCCGGTACCATGGGATTCGGTCTTGGTGGTGTGTTTGGATTGTTTATGGCTAGT ATGTCTTACGACTCAACCTTCACCCCGCAAGGAAAAGCCATCATGGACCTCCCCTGGCGCGAACAAGTCCGCCGCGGTTTCAAAGACATGGGTTCCCGCTCTTGGTCGTCGGCCAAGAACTTCGGTATCGTGGGTGCCTTGTACTCGGGTACGGAATGCTGCGTCGAGGGATTGCGCGCCAAGAACGATCTCTCGAATAGTGTTATCTCGGGTTGTATCACGGGCGGTATTCTCGGTGCTAAGGCGGGTCCTCaggctgctgcggctggtTGTGCGGGTTTTGCGGCGTTCAGTGCGGCGATCGATGCTTATATGAGGATGCCGAGTGAGGAGTGA
- a CDS encoding class I SAM-dependent methyltransferase (predicted protein), with the protein MAEQPTAANTTSSPPKLSVLRPEDDLPLLEVAEEEDEEDFSPTDSALGSTGTQSYATSLLSEVRNYKYENGRRYHSYREGQCVLPNDEQEQDREDLLHHVRNLHFSGDLFHAPIPEDVENVFDIGTGTGIWAIDFADTHPNARVIGTDLSPIQPAWVPPNLEFFVDDVEADWTFKRDYFDFIRACDLAGSIADWPKLLRQAYSHMKPGGWLELSDFEMEHFSDDDTLDLAPSLGEWFRLLIEASSRFNRPMKVAADHQRNMIDAGFTDVKEKIYKFPMGPWAKEKRLKEAGRFHREVMVMSLESYALALCTRVLGWSPVEVAVFLASVRNELRDPRVHIYGKFHVVWGRRPVE; encoded by the exons ATGGCCGAACAGCCCACCGCTGCGAACACAACCTCATCACCCCCTAAACTCAGTGTTCTGCGACCTGAGGATGATCTCCCGCTGTTAGAAGTtgcggaagaggaggatgaggaggatttCTCACCGACGGATTCCGCGCTTGGCAGCACCGGCACCCAAAGTTACGCCACGTCCCTGCTTTCCGAAGTGAGAAACTACAAGTACGAGAATGGCCGTCGATACCACTCCTACCGCGAAGGGCAGTGTGTGCTGCCAAACGACgaacaagagcaagatcGCGAGGACCTATTACACCACGTTCGCAATCTGCATTTCAGTGGAGATCTCTTTCACGCCCCGATCCCAGAGGATGTTGAGAACGTTTTCGACATTGGCACCGGAACAG gTATCTGGGCCATCGACTTCGCAGACACACACCCCAACGCCCGAGTAATCGGCACCGATCTCAGCCCCATCCAACCCGCCTGGGTCCCTCCGAACCTCGAATTCTTCGTCGACGACGTCGAAGCCGACTGGACTTTCAAACGAGATTACTTCGACTTCATCCGTGCATGCGACCTTGCCGGTTCGATCGCCGACTGGCCGAAACTGCTGCGCCAGGCATATTCACACATGAAGCCAGGTGGATGGTTGGAACTATCCGACTTTGAGATGGAACATTTCTCTGACGATGACACACTCGATCTGGCGCCCTCACTGGGCGAGTGGTTCAGACTGTTGATTGAGGCAAGCTCGAGGTTTAACCGGCCAATGAAGGTGGCGGCCGACCATCAGAGAAATATGATAGACGCAGGGTTCACCGAtgtgaaggaaaagatctaCAAG TTCCCGATGGGTCCCTGGGCTAAAGAAAAGCGATTAAAAGAAGCCGGTCGGTTCCATCGCGAAGTCATGGTTATGAGTCTTGAGTCGTATGCTCTTGCGCTTTGTACAAGGGTTCTCGGCTGGTCCCCGGTGGAGGTAGCAGTTTTCTTGGCCTCTGTGCGGAATGAGTTGAGAGATCCTAGGGTGCATATCTATGGGAAGTTTCATGTTGTGTGGGGAAGGAGGCCGGTTGAGTAA
- a CDS encoding serine hydrolase domain-containing protein (beta-lactamase class C and other penicillin binding proteins), translating into MTAKEQQIEAAVAAGEIPGLILLATDTADKFHYERTIGSASLKPGAERPLTLDTTLTIASCTKIITTVAVLQCVERGQFGLDDDVSTVLDELQDLKILKGFEEGTENPILVPAKNKITLRHLLTHSSGIAYDFLDPNIIRWRMSTGRTPDIGESTPLLQRTNLPLLFEPGEGFVYGYSLDWAGILVARLNNISLEDYIQKNICEPLAITDLTFHLEKNDEVRSKLADFNFRSGGITQFGTPADPNGSISWTPGRVWPDPVVEEYGGWGVFTSGPSFLKVLASILRNDEKILRPDTVDEMFKDQLSAASKEMLNATLSIPEINNFLGGTPLGLQKTWGLGGLLVLEDHTTGQKAGSLRWAGLPNLFWWIDRKVGLCGFYASQLVPTGDPKSVEWSTVFIQDMYERVEGFGAQV; encoded by the exons ATGACAGCAAAGGAACAGCAAATAGAGGCCGCAGTTGCGGCAGGCGAGATTCCCGGTCTGATCCTACTTGCTACTGATACAGCCG ACAAGTTCCACTACGAAAGGACTATTGGCAGTGCGTCCTTGAAACCAGGCGCTGAGCGACCTTTGACACTCGACACGACACTCACTATAGCGTCGTGCACCAAGATCATTACTACCGTCGCAGTGCTGCAATGCGTCGAACGAGGCCAGTTTGGTCTGGACGATGATGTCTCCACTgtccttgatgagcttcaagACCTCAAGATCCTCAAGGGCTTTGAAGAGGGTACCGAGAATCCGATCTTGGTGCCAGCGAAGAATAAGATCACGTTACG ACATCTCTTGACACATTCCTCCGGCATCGCGTACGACTTCCTCGATCCTAACATAATACGTTGGCGCATGTCGACGGGTCGCACTCCCGACATAGGTGAAAGCACGCCACTATTGCAGCGCACCAatctccccctccttttcgAGCCCGGCGAGGGCTTCGTGTACGGCTATTCGCTCGACTGGGCCGGGATACTCGTCGCCCGCCTCAACAATATCTCCCTAGAGGACTACATCCAAAAGAACATTTGCGAACCACTAGCGATCACAGACTTGACTTTCCACCTGGAGAAGAACGACGAGGTTCGCTCCAAACTAGCCGACTTTAATTTCCGGTCCGGCGGTATAACTCAATTCGGCACCCCGGCAGACCCAAATGGTTCAATCTCCTGGACACCAGGGCGCGTATGGCCGGACCCCGTTGTCGAAGAGTATGGTGGATGGGGTGTGTTCACGAGCGGACCGTCATTTTTGAAAGTCCTTGCCTCTATTCTGCGCAATGATGAAAAGATTCTGCGCCCTGATACTGTAGACGAGATGTTCAAGGATCAGTTATCCGCCGCCTccaaggagatgttgaatGCAACACTGTCCATTCCAGAGATAAACAATTTTCTTGGTGGGACACCGTTAGGGCTGCAGAAGACTTGGGGGCTCGGTGGTTTACTCGTCTTGGAAGATCATACAACCGGTCAGAAGGCTGGAAGTCTTCGGTGGGCTGGCTTGCCGAATCTCTTCTGGTGGATTGATCGCAAGGTTGGGTTGTGTGGTTTTTATGCGAGTCAGCTGGTGCCCACTGGGGATCCGAAGAGCGTTGAGTGGTCTACTGTGTTTATCCAGGATATGTATGAGAGGGTGGAGGGGTTTGGCGCTCAAGTGTGA
- a CDS encoding uncharacterized protein (predicted protein), translating to MDTKHESKEYATSIHSVASTTTTLLDTSKGSFLEGKRFRVEAKGIRALRPPMPMRQNEIPIYTADGSLAYTATKAKAMSSHTILASPKHGDLFSIDFKPGCCPWIRFLNPIEGDVIPEIALEGKLTTRAMSFTPPEGGCKWEWKYSIIDSPSGGKLKALCLEKIDGSECGKATRIAYLLRSPDTRATGSSCCSAGNGGQLVISPDVDLSMVEEALVIATCLVMLRRERDRRRFIQAMVIGGMGS from the coding sequence ATGGATACCAAACACGAATCCAAAGAGTATGCAACCAGCATCCACAGCGTTGCAtccacaacaaccacactACTAGACACATCAAAGGGCAGCTTCCTCGAAGGCAAGCGATTTCGTGTCGAAGCAAAGGGTATCCGTGCACTCCGCCCACCCATGCCCATGAGACAGAATGAAATCCCCATCTACACCGCCGACGGCTCCCTAGCATATACAGCTACCAAAGCAAAGGCCATGTCGAGTCACACCATCCTCGCTTCCCCCAAACACGGAgacctcttctccattgattTTAAACCAGGTTGCTGTCCCTGGATCCGCTTTTTGAATCCCATCGAAGGGGACGTCATCCCGGAGATTGCCTTGGAGGGGAAATTGACCACCCGGGCCATGTCATTTACACCTCCGGAGGGGGGGTGTAAATGGGAATGGAAGTACTCGATAATTGACTCTCCGAGTGGGGGTAAGCTTAAGGCTTTGTgtttggagaagatagaTGGGTCAGAATGTGGAAAAGCTACACGGATCGCCTATCTTCTCCGAAGTCCAGATACGCGTGCGACAGGTTCGTCTTGTTGTTCCGCTGGGAATGGGGGTCAACTTGTAATTAGTCCGGATGTTGACCTAAGCATGGTGGAGGAAGCTCTGGTAATTGCAACTTGTTTGGTCATGTTGCGCAGGGAAAGAGATCGTCGCAGGTTTATTCAGGCTATGGTTATTGGGGGTATGGGCAGTTGA
- a CDS encoding uncharacterized protein (predicted protein) produces MNVETGDIKLTSHITEKSLLSFSQSLLVVDSKKYVWRLSHLSVVEYFERRQTLLDRPARFKCGSVCLSFLIEAYGKLNDHSASVHPSSSAVTVFPGDKLDINNPFHQYAKQHWPVHFRNNVPDDHSKRILKRFLGSPQESSPYFRHWI; encoded by the coding sequence ATGAATGTCGAGACGGGCGACATAAAGTTAACCAGCCATATCACTGAGAAGTCATTGTTATCATTCAGTCAAAGTCTCCTTGTAGTTGATTCCAAGAAGTATGTGTGGAGATTGTCCCATCTTTCTGTTGTTGAGTATTTCGAACGTCGCCAGACCTTGCTGGACCGACCGGCTCGCTTCAAGTGTGGCAGTGTTTGCTTGTCATTTCTCATCGAGGCTTATGGCAAATTGAATGACCATTCTGCTTCAGTTCATCCGAGCTCATCAGCGGTGACGGTATTCCCTGGTGACAAGCTGGACATCAACAACCCGTTCCACCAATATGCCAAGCAACATTGGCCTGTGCATTTTCGCAACAATGTGCCAGATGATCACTCGAAGAGAATATTAAAGAGATTCCTCGGTTCACCACAGGAAAGCAGCCCATACTTTCGACATtggatataa
- a CDS encoding uncharacterized protein (predicted protein) — protein sequence MTHESGMNLTTRFCENCGSLLYKTGDREGFEGAVIVLAGTLDNTEDFEKAKPEAEFFVKHRVGWWPGLGFATQLKEFDSNMGLANVCGGGVAVLLALGYYHIF from the exons ATGACCCACGAGAGCGGCATGAACTTGACGACGCGTTTCTGCGAGAACTGTGGAAGCTTGTTATACAAAACCGGCGATCGCGAGGGATTTGAAGGAGCGGTCATTGTTTTAGCTGGAACGCTGGATAACACAGAGGATTTTGAGAAGGCTAAGCCTGAGGCGGAGTTCTTTGTTAAGCATCGGGTGGGATGGTGGCCTGGTTTGGGCTTTGCGACGCAGTTGAAGGAGTTTGA TTCAAATATGGGTCTTGCTAATGTGTGTGGAGGCGGTGTTGCTGTATTGTTGGCACTTGGT TATTATCACATTTTCTGA